A genomic segment from Bos mutus isolate GX-2022 chromosome 14, NWIPB_WYAK_1.1, whole genome shotgun sequence encodes:
- the YTHDF3 gene encoding YTH domain-containing family protein 3 isoform X8, which yields MSDPYMPSYYAPSIGFPYSLGEAAWSTAGDQPMPYLTTYGQMSNGEHHYIPDGVFSQPGALGNTPPFLGQHGFNFFPGNADFSTWGTSGSQGQSTQSSAYSSSYGYPPSSLGRAITDGQAGFGSDTLSKVPGISSIEQGMTGLKIGGDLTAAVTKTVGTALSSSGMTSIATNSVPPVSSAAPKPTSWAAIARKPAKPQPKLKPKGNVGIGGSAVPPPPIKHNMNIGTWDEKGSVVKAPPTQPVLPPQTIIQQPQPLIQPPPLVQSQLPQPQPQPPQAQQPQGPQPQAQPHQVQPPQPQLQNRWVAPRNRGAGFNQNNGASSENFGLGVVPVSASPSSVEVHPVLEKLKAINNYNPKDFDWNLKNGRVFIIKSYSEDDIHRSIKYSIWCSTEHGNKRLDAAYRSLNGKGPLYLLFSVNGSGHFCGVAEMKSVVDYNAYAGVWSQDKWKGKFEVKWIFVKDVPNNQLRHIRLENNDNKPVTNSRDTQEVPLEKAKQVLKIIATFKHTTSIFDDFAHYEKRQEEEEAMRRQQMHDYSQPSMSTDKNLSIWNPWIQRASYCEGLERPWILISTGVLEPPPCST from the coding sequence ATGTCAGATCCATACATGCCTAGTTACTAtgctccatccattggatttccaTATTCGCTTGGGGAAGCAGCATGGTCCACAGCTGGAGACCAGCCTATGCCATATCTGACAACCTATGGACAGATGAGTAATGGAGAGCATCATTATATACCAGACGGTGTGTTTAGTCAGCCTGGGGCATTAGGAAATACCCCTCCATTTCTTGGTCAACATGGATTTAACTTTTTTCCTGGTAATGCTGATTTCTCTACATGGGGGACAAGTGGATCTCAGGGACAATCAACACAAAGTTCTGCTTATAGTAGCAGTTACGGCTATCCACCTAGTTCTCTTGGGAGAGCTATTACTGATGGACAGGCTGGATTTGGCAGTGATACTTTGAGCAAGGTGCCTGGCATTAGCAGTATCGAGCAAGGCATGACTGGACTGAAAATTGGTGGTGACCTGACCGCTGCAGTGACGAAAACTGTAGGAACAGCATTGAGCAGCAGTGGTATGACCAGCATCGCAACCAATAGTGTGCCCCCGGTTAGCAGTGCGGCGCCGAAACCCACCTCCTGGGCTGCCATTGCCAGAAAGCCCGCCAAACCTCAACCGAAACTTAAACCCAAGGGCAATGTGGGAATCGGGGGTTCCGCTGTGCCGCCACCTCCTATAAAACACAACATGAATATTGGAACTTGGGATGAAAAGGGGTCAGTGGTAAAGGCTCCACCAACCCAACCAGTTCTGCCTCCTCAGACTATAATCCAGCAGCCTCAGCCATTAATTCAGCCACCACCCCTGGTGCAGAGCCAACTGCCTCAACCGCAGCCTCAGCCGCCACAAGCGCAGCAGCCACAAGGACCTCAGCCACAGGCCCAGCCTCACCAAGTACAGCCCCCGCAGCCACAGCTGCAGAACCGCTGGGTGGCGCCCCGGAACAGGGGGGCCGGCTTCAACCAGAACAATGGAGCGAGCAGTGAAAACTTTGGTCTAGGTGTCGTTCCTGTCAGCGCTTCCCCGTCGAGTGTGGAAGTGCATCCCGTGCTGGAAAAGCTAAAGGCCATAAACAACTACAATCCCAAAGACTTTGACTGGAACCTGAAGAACGGACGTGTGTTTATAATTAAGAGCTATTCTGAGGACGACATACACCGTTCCATTAAGTACTCTATCTGGTGTAGTACTGAGCATGGGAATAAGCGTTTGGATGCGGCTTACCGTTCCCTGAATGGGAAAGGCCCACTCTATTTGCTCTTCAGTGTGAATGGCAGTGGACACTTCTGTGGAGTGGCTGAGATGAAGTCTGTTGTGGACTATAATGCGTATGCTGGTGTCTGGTCTCAGGATAAGTGGAAGGGCAAATTTGAAGTTAAATGGATCTTTGTCAAAGATGTCCCCAATAACCAATTACGGCATATTCGCTTAGAAAATAATGACAACAAACCAGTTACCAattcaagggacactcaagaggtACCCCTAGAAAAAGCTAAGCAAGTGCTTAAAATAATTGCTACTTTCAAGCATACCACCTCAATCTTTGATGACTTTGCACATTATGAAAAGCGTCAAGAAGAGGAGGAAGCCATGCGTAGG
- the YTHDF3 gene encoding YTH domain-containing family protein 3 isoform X7 — MLQNNSYPPMSDPYMPSYYAPSIGFPYSLGEAAWSTAGDQPMPYLTTYGQMSNGEHHYIPDGVFSQPGALGNTPPFLGQHGFNFFPGNADFSTWGTSGSQGQSTQSSAYSSSYGYPPSSLGRAITDGQAGFGSDTLSKVPGISSIEQGMTGLKIGGDLTAAVTKTVGTALSSSGMTSIATNSVPPVSSAAPKPTSWAAIARKPAKPQPKLKPKGNVGIGGSAVPPPPIKHNMNIGTWDEKGSVVKAPPTQPVLPPQTIIQQPQPLIQPPPLVQSQLPQPQPQPPQAQQPQGPQPQAQPHQVQPPQPQLQNRWVAPRNRGAGFNQNNGASSENFGLGVVPVSASPSSVEVHPVLEKLKAINNYNPKDFDWNLKNGRVFIIKSYSEDDIHRSIKYSIWCSTEHGNKRLDAAYRSLNGKGPLYLLFSVNGSGHFCGVAEMKSVVDYNAYAGVWSQDKWKGKFEVKWIFVKDVPNNQLRHIRLENNDNKPVTNSRDTQEVPLEKAKQVLKIIATFKHTTSIFDDFAHYEKRQEEEEAMRRQQMHDYSQPSMSTDKNLSIWNPWIQRASYCEGLERPWILISTGVLEPPPCST, encoded by the exons ATGCTTCAG AATAACAGCTATCCACCAATGTCAGATCCATACATGCCTAGTTACTAtgctccatccattggatttccaTATTCGCTTGGGGAAGCAGCATGGTCCACAGCTGGAGACCAGCCTATGCCATATCTGACAACCTATGGACAGATGAGTAATGGAGAGCATCATTATATACCAGACGGTGTGTTTAGTCAGCCTGGGGCATTAGGAAATACCCCTCCATTTCTTGGTCAACATGGATTTAACTTTTTTCCTGGTAATGCTGATTTCTCTACATGGGGGACAAGTGGATCTCAGGGACAATCAACACAAAGTTCTGCTTATAGTAGCAGTTACGGCTATCCACCTAGTTCTCTTGGGAGAGCTATTACTGATGGACAGGCTGGATTTGGCAGTGATACTTTGAGCAAGGTGCCTGGCATTAGCAGTATCGAGCAAGGCATGACTGGACTGAAAATTGGTGGTGACCTGACCGCTGCAGTGACGAAAACTGTAGGAACAGCATTGAGCAGCAGTGGTATGACCAGCATCGCAACCAATAGTGTGCCCCCGGTTAGCAGTGCGGCGCCGAAACCCACCTCCTGGGCTGCCATTGCCAGAAAGCCCGCCAAACCTCAACCGAAACTTAAACCCAAGGGCAATGTGGGAATCGGGGGTTCCGCTGTGCCGCCACCTCCTATAAAACACAACATGAATATTGGAACTTGGGATGAAAAGGGGTCAGTGGTAAAGGCTCCACCAACCCAACCAGTTCTGCCTCCTCAGACTATAATCCAGCAGCCTCAGCCATTAATTCAGCCACCACCCCTGGTGCAGAGCCAACTGCCTCAACCGCAGCCTCAGCCGCCACAAGCGCAGCAGCCACAAGGACCTCAGCCACAGGCCCAGCCTCACCAAGTACAGCCCCCGCAGCCACAGCTGCAGAACCGCTGGGTGGCGCCCCGGAACAGGGGGGCCGGCTTCAACCAGAACAATGGAGCGAGCAGTGAAAACTTTGGTCTAGGTGTCGTTCCTGTCAGCGCTTCCCCGTCGAGTGTGGAAGTGCATCCCGTGCTGGAAAAGCTAAAGGCCATAAACAACTACAATCCCAAAGACTTTGACTGGAACCTGAAGAACGGACGTGTGTTTATAATTAAGAGCTATTCTGAGGACGACATACACCGTTCCATTAAGTACTCTATCTGGTGTAGTACTGAGCATGGGAATAAGCGTTTGGATGCGGCTTACCGTTCCCTGAATGGGAAAGGCCCACTCTATTTGCTCTTCAGTGTGAATGGCAGTGGACACTTCTGTGGAGTGGCTGAGATGAAGTCTGTTGTGGACTATAATGCGTATGCTGGTGTCTGGTCTCAGGATAAGTGGAAGGGCAAATTTGAAGTTAAATGGATCTTTGTCAAAGATGTCCCCAATAACCAATTACGGCATATTCGCTTAGAAAATAATGACAACAAACCAGTTACCAattcaagggacactcaagaggtACCCCTAGAAAAAGCTAAGCAAGTGCTTAAAATAATTGCTACTTTCAAGCATACCACCTCAATCTTTGATGACTTTGCACATTATGAAAAGCGTCAAGAAGAGGAGGAAGCCATGCGTAGG
- the YTHDF3 gene encoding YTH domain-containing family protein 3 isoform X6 has translation MFYLDLTLLHRAEETGEESFSVQNGSIHQKDAVNDDDFEPYLSSQTNQGLRRLVFWHSTEMLQNNSYPPMSDPYMPSYYAPSIGFPYSLGEAAWSTAGDQPMPYLTTYGQMSNGEHHYIPDGVFSQPGALGNTPPFLGQHGFNFFPGNADFSTWGTSGSQGQSTQSSAYSSSYGYPPSSLGRAITDGQAGFGSDTLSKVPGISSIEQGMTGLKIGGDLTAAVTKTVGTALSSSGMTSIATNSVPPVSSAAPKPTSWAAIARKPAKPQPKLKPKGNVGIGGSAVPPPPIKHNMNIGTWDEKGSVVKAPPTQPVLPPQTIIQQPQPLIQPPPLVQSQLPQPQPQPPQAQQPQGPQPQAQPHQVQPPQPQLQNRWVAPRNRGAGFNQNNGASSENFGLGVVPVSASPSSVEVHPVLEKLKAINNYNPKDFDWNLKNGRVFIIKSYSEDDIHRSIKYSIWCSTEHGNKRLDAAYRSLNGKGPLYLLFSVNGSGHFCGVAEMKSVVDYNAYAGVWSQDKWKGKFEVKWIFVKDVPNNQLRHIRLENNDNKPVTNSRDTQEVPLEKAKQVLKIIATFKHTTSIFDDFAHYEKRQEEEEAMRRERNRNKQ, from the exons GGACTTAGAAGATTGGTTTTTTGGCATTCCACAGAGATGCTTCAG AATAACAGCTATCCACCAATGTCAGATCCATACATGCCTAGTTACTAtgctccatccattggatttccaTATTCGCTTGGGGAAGCAGCATGGTCCACAGCTGGAGACCAGCCTATGCCATATCTGACAACCTATGGACAGATGAGTAATGGAGAGCATCATTATATACCAGACGGTGTGTTTAGTCAGCCTGGGGCATTAGGAAATACCCCTCCATTTCTTGGTCAACATGGATTTAACTTTTTTCCTGGTAATGCTGATTTCTCTACATGGGGGACAAGTGGATCTCAGGGACAATCAACACAAAGTTCTGCTTATAGTAGCAGTTACGGCTATCCACCTAGTTCTCTTGGGAGAGCTATTACTGATGGACAGGCTGGATTTGGCAGTGATACTTTGAGCAAGGTGCCTGGCATTAGCAGTATCGAGCAAGGCATGACTGGACTGAAAATTGGTGGTGACCTGACCGCTGCAGTGACGAAAACTGTAGGAACAGCATTGAGCAGCAGTGGTATGACCAGCATCGCAACCAATAGTGTGCCCCCGGTTAGCAGTGCGGCGCCGAAACCCACCTCCTGGGCTGCCATTGCCAGAAAGCCCGCCAAACCTCAACCGAAACTTAAACCCAAGGGCAATGTGGGAATCGGGGGTTCCGCTGTGCCGCCACCTCCTATAAAACACAACATGAATATTGGAACTTGGGATGAAAAGGGGTCAGTGGTAAAGGCTCCACCAACCCAACCAGTTCTGCCTCCTCAGACTATAATCCAGCAGCCTCAGCCATTAATTCAGCCACCACCCCTGGTGCAGAGCCAACTGCCTCAACCGCAGCCTCAGCCGCCACAAGCGCAGCAGCCACAAGGACCTCAGCCACAGGCCCAGCCTCACCAAGTACAGCCCCCGCAGCCACAGCTGCAGAACCGCTGGGTGGCGCCCCGGAACAGGGGGGCCGGCTTCAACCAGAACAATGGAGCGAGCAGTGAAAACTTTGGTCTAGGTGTCGTTCCTGTCAGCGCTTCCCCGTCGAGTGTGGAAGTGCATCCCGTGCTGGAAAAGCTAAAGGCCATAAACAACTACAATCCCAAAGACTTTGACTGGAACCTGAAGAACGGACGTGTGTTTATAATTAAGAGCTATTCTGAGGACGACATACACCGTTCCATTAAGTACTCTATCTGGTGTAGTACTGAGCATGGGAATAAGCGTTTGGATGCGGCTTACCGTTCCCTGAATGGGAAAGGCCCACTCTATTTGCTCTTCAGTGTGAATGGCAGTGGACACTTCTGTGGAGTGGCTGAGATGAAGTCTGTTGTGGACTATAATGCGTATGCTGGTGTCTGGTCTCAGGATAAGTGGAAGGGCAAATTTGAAGTTAAATGGATCTTTGTCAAAGATGTCCCCAATAACCAATTACGGCATATTCGCTTAGAAAATAATGACAACAAACCAGTTACCAattcaagggacactcaagaggtACCCCTAGAAAAAGCTAAGCAAGTGCTTAAAATAATTGCTACTTTCAAGCATACCACCTCAATCTTTGATGACTTTGCACATTATGAAAAGCGTCAAGAAGAGGAGGAAGCCATGCGTAGG